Proteins from a single region of Bos indicus x Bos taurus breed Angus x Brahman F1 hybrid chromosome 29, Bos_hybrid_MaternalHap_v2.0, whole genome shotgun sequence:
- the VSIG10L2 gene encoding V-set and immunoglobulin domain-containing protein 10-like 2, with protein sequence MVGQGALLSPLGLLLLAPLCLLHPGASGQPHPTKGAPRETSSIQGVRGGSVELDCGSQSAPLVVFWSFTPLGSLIPQPVAIASGGEFKVEASASALGAVSLRNSSLVLWELQEGARGHFLCQALHAASGQLHATYSSLALAVLVPVSKPQVRLSDPSPVEGASLVATCIVREGTEPVTFVWQHQAPRGPAEALMGVTKRLIQLDPVNRTHLGWYTCTAHNAVSQLSSDGAFLDVIYGPDNPVITVEPLGFTEEGFGASEREEVTLSCLAASNPPSLYVWLHDHTQVHAGPTYVIASASRAHTGLYTCLAHNSRLDTHTQTSVQLTIYYPPKAQPSCAVLPAPGALALLCTWPGGLPAAQLQWAGPQGAGPTALSNVTWSYAATHLANGSAFTCTGRHPALALPMLCRITLWEPLWSPTCWTMATIRDQFIMLSCEWPGGEPPAVLSWLDEQEQPLGSSSSSPAVYLLQAQEDLAGREFTCRGTHPLRAPDPLCQLRLEAPQLGVAEPRVSVLEGEEAWLGCTLLGGMPPAQLLWLGPQRRQVEPGTLGFTLHPEGTQLRLNVQGADPVRHGGTYQCVAQNALGNSSRSVLLEVLRYPAPPNVTISRLTYGRRRSEVQLQWTVRGPGNLTGFLVQRRAGVPGLGAGAWETMAGDIEPESRGRRLGGLDPGVLYAFRVLALNHRTAGHPSEVKTPADPPFSAYAAVLGAAGTGMVVATVASLLVFQYAARHPDTFPCLGCLLVPREQSHQDQGSRGGPEATPGTEPSPTTPGSDPAQESTEPPVNVTITVTATP encoded by the exons ATGGTGGGTCAGGGGGCCCTGCTCAGCCCACTCGGCCTCCTGCTGCTGGCACCTCTCTGTCTTCTGCATCCAGGGGCCTCGG GGCAGCCCCATCCAACCAAAGGAGCCCCCAGGGAGACCTCCTCCATCCAAGGAGTGCGAGGCGGCTCAGTGGAGCTGGACTGTGGCAGCCAGTCTGCCCCCCTGGTGGTCTTCTGGAGCTTCACTCCCCTGGGCTCGCTGATTCCCCAGCCTGTGGCCATCGCCAGTGGAGGGGAGTTCAAGGTGGAGGCCAGCGCCTCAGCTCTGGGGGCCGTGAGTCTGCGAAACAGCAGCCTGGTGCTGTGGGAGCTGCAGGAGGGGGCCCGAGGCCACTTCCTGTGCCAGGCCCTGCATGCGGCCAGCGGCCAGCTCCACGCCACCTACTCTTCCCTCGCTCTGGCCGtgctgg TGCCTGTATCGAAGCCTCAGGTGCGGCTGAGTGACCCGTCCCCAGTGGAGGGGGCCTCCTTGGTGGCCACGTGTATAGTGCGGGAGGGCACGGAGCCCGTGACCTTCGTCTGGCAGCATCAGGCACCCCGAGGCCCTGCAGAGGCtctcatgggggtcacaaagcgtcTGATCCAGCTGGACCCCGTCAACCGGACCCACCTGGGCTGGTACACGTGCACTGCCCACAACGCCGTCAGCCAGCTGAGCAGTGATGGAGCCTTCCTGGACGTCATCT ATGGTCCAGACAATCCTGTGATCACCGTGGAGCCACTGGGCTTCACTGAGGAGGGATTTGGGGCCAGTGAGAGGGAAGAGGTGACCCTGAGCTGCCTGGCTGCATCCAACCCCCCCAGCCTCTACGTGTGGCTCCATGACCACACTCAGGTGCATGCCGGGCCCACCTACGTCATCGCCAGTGCCAGCCGTGCCCACACAGGTCTGTACACCTGCCTGGCCCACAACAGCCGCCTGGACACCCACACGCAGACCAGCGTCCAGCTCACCATCTACT ATCCCCCCAAGGCACAGCCCTCCTGTGCTGTTCTCCCTGCCCCTGGGGCACTGGCTTTGCTCTGCACCTGGCCTGGGGGGCTTCCAGCTGCCCAGCTGCAGTGGGCCGGACCCCAGGGAGCTGGCCCCACTGCGCTCAGCAACGTCACCTGGAGTTATGCAGCCACGCATCTTGCCAACGGCAGCGCCTTCACCTGCACCGGCAGGCACCCAGCTCTGGCTCTGCCCATGCTCTGCAGGATCACACTGT GGGAACCGCTCTGGAGCCCCACTTGCTGGACCATGGCCACAATCAGAGACCAGTTCATCATGCTGAGCTGTGAGTGGCCCGGAGGCGAGCCCCCTGCTGTGCTGAGCTGGCTTGATGAGCAGGAGCAGCCTCTgggcagcagcagctcctccccGGCCGTCTACCTCCTGCAGGCCCAGGAAGACCTGGCTGGCAGAGAGTTCACGTGCCGGGGCACTCACCCACTCAGGGCCCCTGACCCCCTCTGCCAGCTACGGCTAG AAGCCCCTCAACTGGGAGTGGCTGAGCCCCGGGTGTCAGTGCTGGAGGGGGAAGAGGCCTGGCTGGGATGTACCCTCCTGGGGGGCATGccacctgcccagctcctctggctGGGACCTCAGCGACGGCAGGTGGAGCCAGGCACTTTGGGATTCACTCTGCACCCTGAGGGGACCCAGCTGCGCCTGAATGTCCAAGGTGCCGACCCAGTCCGCCACGGGGGCACCTACCAGTGCGTGGCCCAAAATGCCTTGGGCAACAGCAGTCGGAGCGTCCTGCTGGAGGTCCTGA GATACCCCGCTCCCCCCAACGTCACCATCAGCCGCCTGACCTATGGGAGACGCCGGAGTGAGGTGCAGCTGCAGTGGACCGTCCGAGGCCCTGGCAATCTGACGGGCTTCCTGGTGCAGCGAAGGGCCGGCGTCccaggcctgggggcaggggcttgGGAGACCATGGCTGGTGACATCGAGCCGGAGAGCAGGGGCCGGCGGCTGGGGGGCTTGGACCCGGGGGTCCTCTACGCCTTCCGCGTCCTGGCTCTGAATCATCGTACGGCTGGCCATCCCTCTGAGGTGAAGACACCAG CGGACCCTCCCTTCAGCGCCTATGCGGCAGTGCTGGGTGCGGCAGGCACAGGAATGGTGGTGGCGACAGTGGCCTCCCTGCTGGTGTTCCAGTATGCTGCCCGGCACCCGGACACCTTCCCCT gCCTTGGGTGCTTGCTCGTCCCCAG GGAGCAAAGTCACCAAGATCAGGGCTCAAGGGGTGGCCCCGAGGCAACGCCAG GCACCGAAccatcccccaccaccccaggtTCAGATCCTGCACAAGAATCCACGGAGCCCCCGGTAAATGTCACCATCACAGTGACGGCCACACCATGA